TGCTCAACATAATCCCCATACGATAAACCGTCATCCCGCAAAATATCGCAGTAATTCCATAACTTGCTTACTAATTGTTTAGAGTCACTCATTTTTTATCTCTTCCTTCCGGTAAGCTCAGGACAAGCCAATGCCCGCCTTTATCAGGGCCAACTCTCTTGATGAGACCTTTTTCTTTGAGTTTGTTTATATTATAATCCACAGCTTTTTTAGTCAGATTTCCTTCTTGTTGCAATAT
The nucleotide sequence above comes from bacterium. Encoded proteins:
- a CDS encoding winged helix-turn-helix transcriptional regulator; amino-acid sequence: MSVIQQTIIEYILKNPAISKKILQQEGNLTKKAVDYNINKLKEKGLIKRVGPDKGGHWLVLSLPEGRDKK